In Rhodamnia argentea isolate NSW1041297 chromosome 1, ASM2092103v1, whole genome shotgun sequence, the genomic window TTCTGTTGGACGAAGTTCTAAGATTGCGGTACGTGCTGgattaaacaacaagctaagtGGACAAATCACAGTTCGTACCAGCAGCTCCGAGCAGCTTCAGATTGCACTCGTGGGTATCCTTCCCATTGTGACAGCCATCTATAAGAGCCTCCGCCCTGGGGTTAGTGAGACTTACCCAATTTACTAGCCCAGTATTGAAATGCCATGCCAGGCCTTAATTTTGCAGCTCATTTGTTGGGTCTCATGTACTTTTCTTACTTGGAACTCTCCCTGTTTCGTTCATTTATATTACTTGATAGTTTATATCAAGTTGAGATGGATTATTGACGAAAATCAAATAATATTGTCTTCTCTTGAAAGATGGTCCAATTAGATGCAGTGAATTTCATATCCTTGAGAAAACATCTGGATGATTGAGCAGCGCGGGTGTCGTCATCTTGTGAATGTCACGGAACTGGCTTCTTGGTTAGTGGCTGGTCTCAGATTGTCCCGCTGCTGCTAACATTACATTCCCCCCAAGATCGCATATGCCACAATAGATTTTGCTAGGGTCGAACTTGCCATTCGAACACTTGCACAAAGTCTGTACATAGAACGCATGAATAATATCTAACACGAAATTCTTGTGGTCGATGGTTGCCTGTGGTTAACAATTCGAGAATCTAGATGGACTAATGGAGTTCGGATGGCACCTGCTCCGGGATTGCTGTATAGTTGCTCTATGCAATAGTTCATTGTCTTTAACTGTGACTGCCAAAGCTATTCTTGCCCAACGGCAATTGTTCTGGGACAGGGGTATTGCTACTGTTGTACTGTTCCCTGGAATCTTTACTTGAAATCAACATTGTCCAGctactcttttctctttttacccaattacttttcatttgttcCGGTGATGAATTTTGCCAATGGATCAAGCCTTTGTCACCCGAAAGACGCCGGCATCACCAACTTTAGGCCGTAATTCGCATCACGCCTCTGCGCTGTGCGTGCTGTGGTCACAGGCCTACTTAGACTTTCGAAGACACTGtttaaatttttccaaaatctttAACATTGCTAATGTGCTGCTTGTCTGGCATCATATAAGGGGGATCACGCCTCATAAGAAAAAGATGCGACGATTTTGAAGATCAAGTAAGACTACAAGGACTACCAAAAGTTTGCGTGGTACACATTGACTCCCGGaactttccaaatttcaaactccctcttctctctctagatAGAGGTTTCTGTTCTTCATTTATATTCAtgaaaggaaggggaaaaaaataaacattgatactacgaaaaatctcaaattgatatacatgtgataaattagccctaaattattttttcatcacaaaaaatctcaaattggtacatgtatgataaatttaccccaaattattttttgactattaaaaacttcaaattggtatacatgtgacaaatttactttttcaTTAAATTCCTTTTAAAtcgggttaatatcacaaaaaatcccaagccGAAGCATATGTGACAAACGGAaggtaaaaactctaaattggtacatccgtcGGTTGCCATATgttatccaacttaacaatttgatggtaaaatataTCGAAatactaacgaagggtaaatttgtcgtaaatgtaccaatttgagataaatttgttacggatatatcggtttgagattctTGGTGGTAAAAagaatagtttgaggtaaatttatcatatatgtatcggtttgagatttttcgcaATAAGATCTCAAGTGCTCATGAGACAAAGTAGTGTTTGAAGCTTTGGGGGGGCAAATACGGGGTAATTCATAGTTTAAGAGGCCTAGTGTAAATATCTCCTTTTTAGTCCAAAAATCAATACAATTACATTCGTTCTATTGAAAAAAGTCACGTAATccggaaacagaaaaagaatatTCAAAACGGCTCGGGGGTCTGGCTCATTTTTAATTGTCGGTTACTAAACTTTATTGATTTTTCGATCATGAGTTTGGTTCTAATGAACTAAACTTTATTCGTCTTTGCCTTGACCAATGACCAGGATCCGGCTTCCGACAATGCGTCGATGTGGTTGAAGCCAAAATTCAGCGAGCGCCTAACCGACAAACAATCGGGTCAGAAAAGTCGACCCGTTTCTTCTGTGCTCGGGTGACGGCGAAGCGGCGAAACCAATCTTCAGACGGAGACGACCAaatggacgacgacgacgacgccgACGCCGCAGCGACACTTGTCAAGCAAGCGTTCGGCGAATCGTCTGACGAAGAAGGCGGTCAGCTCGGCGGACTCGAAGCTCCTGAGGGAAGCGAGCGGGAGCGTCTGCCTCATCGGTCTACGCCGCGCCGGAGCCCTACCTGGGCGCCGATCGAGGAGATCGATGGGCTGTGGCTCTGCGGCGACTTCCTCTCCCCGGAACAGCAGCACTCTTTGCTCTCTGCGGTCGAGGAAGGTGCGTCTCGTTCTCGCCTCCTCTCGCAATCCTGAGGTTCCTTTTTTGTTCGATCGGGGAGGGGAAATGGAAGGATTGGGAGCGGCATTTTCACTGATTCTCGTGTTCTGTGCTGTGCCTTCTTCTTGTAGAGGGATGGTTCATTGAAGCTTCGCATAACCAGGTAATATATTGCCCCCGTTTATCGATAAGCACTCGTTCCTGGACGTGCCTCAGCGTGTTGAAATTGTGAACTGCTAATTTTCAGCACAAGCCGCTTGGTTAATAGGTGCAACCATATGAGGCATCACTGTTAATTTGAGCATCCTCAATCGCGCCAGGATTAACTTCTTTCCTGACTGGCAATACGATTGTTGTTGGCCTAGGTTTTTGCTTAGTTTGAATCAGTGATTGTGACTGCTTTCCTGGGTCACATAGGGGCAAAAGGTTCCATTTTGATTTAACCTCTGTAACTTGATGGGTAACAAGAGTAGGTCGAATATGTATTAAACGGGTAACTGGCCAGGTGATTGCGTGTTATCTAGGCTGCTAATGTTGTGATTTTAGATCAATGTGGTTAAGTTAGCCTGGACATTCGTCATTGCCATGAATATCACGAGTGAGTATCAAGCGCGGATGAATATGCAAAATTTTCTGAGGTTATCGGGAAGATGGCATGAGTTTGCTCGGCATATTTAGATTTCGCAGCTTGCTAGGAGATGGATAACTCTTACTTGGCTAGTCCTTCTGAGGAATTTGCATACAATTGTGTTATGCTAGTTTGTATCTTACTATCTCTTAAATTTGGATGCACTGGTTTTTAAGAGATTGACGGGCCTTTTCTTTACTGTATTCCTTTCTGATGCATGCGCTCTCTTGTCGGCGCCATAATTATATGGCCGAAAGCCGATTGGATGGTGCAAGTTGCTGAAAACTACGTTCAAGTGTTCGCCTTTCATTTGCACATGGCAGAGCAAAATAGTTTTGGGCCGTTATTAGCCATGTACTTCTCACCATTGCTCACTGGAACTGAATTGCTGTCATCCTGCATTTTGTCTCTGCAGGCCATGAGATTCGGAAGTCTTCCGGCGTGGGCAACTGGGCTTTCTAATTCTATCCGAGAGGCAGTTTTATTAGGGGACCTTGTTCCAGGGTTTGAGTTGTCAAATGCAGATGCATATGAAGATTCTTCTCTCTTCCCTATCCTGCCATTCGAATTATTAGGGAGGGAGCCTCTCTTTGATCAACTTATTGTGAACTTATACCAACCGGGTGAGGTAAGGTGTTTTTAAGTGCTTCGTACCATTCATCTTGTTGCAGTCTTCAAAAGATTCTATCTTGACAGAATACTCGGGCAATACTGCTTTTGCTATCTTCGAGTGCATCGATATTCTAACTGTTTGAGAATAAAGTTTTCGATCACTGTTAATTGCCTCGTCAACCATGCATTTTGTTGGTCACTCTTCTAAGCTGCTTGATAAATCATGTGGGGAGGATTATATGCTTTGACTTTTTTTCGATGTGCACTCATTTAACTTTCAAATGCTTTTGTCTATGCCTAAGCCATTTCCTACAAATGGTTCCACTTGTTGGGACTCCACCTCAAACATAGACATTTGCACTCGCAGGGTATTTGTGCACATGTTGATCTAATGCGCTTTGGTGATGGAATCGCTATCGTATCCCTCGAGTCTCCATGCATCATGCACTTCACCCAGGTTGAAGATATGCGCATCGGCAGCAAAGGAGAAAATGGGAGGCAGCCAATGTCTAAAGTACCAGTCTATCTGGCTCCCGGTTCCTTAGTTATTATGTCGGGAGACGCTCGCTATCGTTGGAAGCACGAGATAAATCGCAAACCAGGATTTCAGGTATGGCAAGGGCAGGAGCTAGATCAGAAGAGAAGAATTTCTATTACACTGAGAAAGCTTTCCATAGCTGAGTAGCGTATTAGCTCATCTCAGGAAGAAGTTTCGTCcttgtggaatttttattttctaatatactCGATCAGAGAAGTATTGAGGGATGATAGATACTAAGATTGATCAGGCACAAACAATCCTCTGCGATGGTTAAAAGTAGTTCAGAGCAGCTTGTCATTTTCGGAAAGTTGCTTGCTTCCTGGCTTTTCTAGTGATGTTTTTGGTTGTCGAAGCTGTAAATCAGAAAGAATTGTTGCGCAGCGATCGATTTCTCTCTgtgagaaataaaaataagcctCAAGGTTGAGGCAACTATTGTCACTTGATATCCCAACGCTAAGCAAGCTGGGGATTTTTCACAGTTTTGCTTTCTAGTTAGCTCTTGCACCCCTCACACTTTTGGTTGGCTCCAAATGCATAATACTTGGCAGATTGAACATATATGGATTTGAATAGACCCGCCAAATTGGTTCATCGGCTCGAATTTGGGTCGGGTAATAAATGATTTTGCCTAAATAGACCTATTTAATTTGTTTATAACCTATTTATTAGAATGCAACTCTATTAACTCATACTCGACCTGATTCATATCCATACCCATTCTCGACATGACTTGTATTTCTATagcactttcatatttaattcaatttatgaaaattcatactCAAACTAAGATAAGAGTGCAGAGTTAGGACGCGCATGGCAATacttttgctctaaaaattaaattgtgatcgaaaattgatttttctacttagtTTTTCCTCATAATTTACTTCTGCTTCAAGTGCCTTTAAAATTatttgtaaaattgaaaaagtacTTTAgcagtagaaaaatgaagttgcgtagtGAAATAGATTTATGCTCCAAAAATTGAgttatcaaattaatttttactctaaaaattgtgttatcaaacgaatttatgCTCCACAAGTACTTCTCGAAGAAAAAGTATGCTCTAAAAGTATTGTCACACGTAGACAAACGGATCTATGCTTTAAAAATTGcgttttcaaattaatttttttccagaAATTGCGCCACCAAACGAatctttgtttaaaaaattgcGCCACCAAACGAatctttgtttaaaaaattgcggctaccaaacgaatttttgctccaaaaatactttttgatcAGAAATTCTTCTCCAAAAGTGCTCTCtgaaagtgttgtcatgcgcgtgCTAACTAAGTTGAGGTGAAATCTagtgaggaagagagaaaataaaacgaCAATTGAGGTAGATTGGATAAACCATTTATGAAAAGATGTAGACCAACGTTCATGCAGCTATAAACACACGCTGCTTA contains:
- the LOC115750248 gene encoding uncharacterized protein P8A3.02c, translated to MDDDDDADAAATLVKQAFGESSDEEGGQLGGLEAPEGSERERLPHRSTPRRSPTWAPIEEIDGLWLCGDFLSPEQQHSLLSAVEEEGWFIEASHNQAMRFGSLPAWATGLSNSIREAVLLGDLVPGFELSNADAYEDSSLFPILPFELLGREPLFDQLIVNLYQPGEGICAHVDLMRFGDGIAIVSLESPCIMHFTQVEDMRIGSKGENGRQPMSKVPVYLAPGSLVIMSGDARYRWKHEINRKPGFQVWQGQELDQKRRISITLRKLSIAE